Proteins encoded in a region of the Schaalia hyovaginalis genome:
- a CDS encoding ABC transporter substrate-binding protein has protein sequence MNTLRTAIALGAAGALALGLAACQGGGDAAESGSASSTEGIVYVVPTSWANVAVLTEAVDAYNADAASPVTLQAIPDENYNSVVGSRLAGGTDIDIFAGAYTLFDVPNVMVDLTGEPFLDRLTEAGVDSLTASDGKVYSFPSPTPGATFGVFYNTKVFEEAGVAVPTSLAEMTEAMKALKAKGTTPLFLAGKDGWTLLQHRNSVNPLMNLDGDTISKLNANEMRWDQIPALTDQYNALESWAKDGLLNEDVLTATYEESLKAVVDGSAAMIINGSWAIGEMSGLADDAATSIGFFPLPSAEGRTMLGLSGADGLHIAKSSANVEGAKAFLSYLASPEVAQKFMDAAPGISNFTDVTVPEKAPKAMTDIATAIEKGASTLAIDNASLVPAPESDLIAAYQQLVAGQMSAADFLTTEADGMIASGKAAGIPGF, from the coding sequence ATGAACACCCTGAGAACCGCCATCGCGCTCGGCGCAGCCGGCGCACTCGCCCTCGGACTCGCAGCCTGCCAAGGCGGCGGCGATGCCGCCGAGTCCGGCTCCGCCTCCAGCACCGAAGGCATCGTCTACGTCGTCCCCACGTCCTGGGCGAATGTCGCCGTCCTCACCGAGGCCGTCGACGCCTACAACGCCGATGCCGCATCACCCGTCACCCTCCAGGCGATCCCCGACGAGAACTACAACTCGGTCGTCGGATCCCGCCTCGCCGGAGGAACCGACATCGACATCTTCGCCGGCGCCTACACCCTCTTCGACGTCCCCAACGTCATGGTCGACCTGACCGGCGAGCCCTTCCTCGACCGCCTCACCGAGGCCGGCGTCGACTCGCTCACCGCATCCGACGGGAAGGTCTACTCCTTCCCCTCGCCCACGCCCGGCGCGACCTTCGGCGTCTTCTACAACACGAAGGTCTTCGAAGAAGCCGGCGTCGCGGTGCCGACCTCCCTTGCGGAGATGACCGAAGCCATGAAGGCCCTCAAGGCCAAGGGGACGACGCCGCTCTTCCTCGCGGGCAAGGACGGATGGACGCTCCTCCAGCACCGCAATTCCGTCAACCCCCTGATGAACCTCGACGGCGATACGATCTCGAAGCTCAACGCCAACGAGATGCGCTGGGACCAGATCCCCGCCCTGACCGACCAGTACAACGCCCTCGAATCCTGGGCGAAGGACGGGCTCCTCAACGAGGACGTCCTCACCGCCACCTACGAGGAATCGCTGAAGGCCGTCGTCGACGGCTCCGCGGCGATGATCATCAACGGCTCCTGGGCGATCGGCGAAATGAGCGGACTGGCCGACGACGCCGCGACCTCGATCGGCTTCTTCCCGCTCCCGAGCGCCGAGGGGCGCACCATGCTCGGCCTGTCCGGCGCGGACGGCCTGCACATCGCCAAGTCGAGCGCCAACGTCGAGGGCGCGAAGGCCTTCCTCAGCTACCTCGCCTCGCCCGAGGTCGCGCAGAAGTTCATGGACGCCGCGCCCGGAATCTCGAACTTCACCGACGTCACCGTCCCCGAGAAGGCCCCCAAGGCGATGACCGACATCGCCACCGCCATCGAGAAGGGCGCGTCGACCCTCGCGATCGACAACGCCTCGCTCGTCCCCGCACCCGAATCGGATCTCATCGCCGCCTACCAGCAGCTCGTCGCCGGGCAGATGAGCGCCGCCGACTTCCTCACCACCGAGGCCGACGGCATGATCGCCTCCGGGAAGGCCGCGGGAATCCCCGGATTCTGA